The following proteins are encoded in a genomic region of Ptychodera flava strain L36383 chromosome 23 unlocalized genomic scaffold, AS_Pfla_20210202 Scaffold_24__1_contigs__length_23054250_pilon, whole genome shotgun sequence:
- the LOC139124617 gene encoding tripartite motif-containing protein 2-like, with translation MTTGTVKGRRSFKLPEIRANLLHCSICFEQYTNPRCLPCLHSFCYSCLSKYVKNADTIRCPSCNQTWDIPDDGIGKFPPNYLLNDLLEIIGPEEEVEIDRKCQICNESPQCYVCVDCVCCMCDECTDHHRKLPAVKEHRIFPLEEITQVKAHQHSLIRRDIHCKRHNKIIGKFCNTCEVQVCESCIASTHRSHTYVPISAVTKQYQKLLSGCLKSMKTKLRKYEKVTKRLETSLSDLENTLREEVEAVETQVQEIIDKINQEKEDLIGSLERSFERELDTIRQDIIVSKEKQQVIGSAVGNVNDLIKYGTPAQIVASKPLVEHYTIDIDSSPVFKHSGNDKLMTFVPVHMRPDTYIGSIQHAFSANEFAFELHTTDTLRVGDKVYGSIKINCQRQDQLKLIHRYLEGAVEHPDDSAIGIEIEPAKGDTIFCNVQCKEAGSHKVSVKLHSIDVKGSPCYFSAKSNRDIVPMIESEDTGMHSGVEISLCCGIAIDKKGKVLLADGLRRIQKYNYDTGKGRVIIEGKEDSFPQFIAVSDKNEYFVTDMVIVSVYDRKGKHLTSFGKGYLDYPMGIGINNQKGLIFVANKKKHTISVFTVSGDFRGSLDDNIAEEHRLVNPYGVAVNSKECVIVSDRDKHCIQVHDSLCKPLFVFGCEGSDPGQMKHPEV, from the coding sequence ATGACCACTGGTACTGTGAAAGGTCGGCGAAGTTTCAAGTTACCGGAAATACGGGCGAATCTTCTGCATTGCAGCATTTGTTTTGAACAATACACAAATCCAAGATGTCTACCATGCCTGCATTCATTTTGTTACAGCTGTCTTAGTAAGTACGTCAAAAATGCAGACACAATTCGCTGCCCCTCTTGTAATCAAACATGGGATATTCCTGACGATGGAATCGGAAAATTTCCCCCAAACTATCTTCTAAATGATCTCCTAGAAATAATAGGTCCCGAGGAAGAGGTAGAAATTGACAGAAAGTGCCAAATATGTAACGAGAGCCCACAATGTTATGTTTGTGTGGATTGTGTTTGCTGCATGTGTGACGAATGCACCGATCATCATAGAAAATTACCGGCGGTCAAAGAACATAGGATATTTCCCCTTGAAGAAATAACACAGGTGAAGGCCCATCAACACTCTCTGATAAGGAGAGACATCCATTGCAAAAGACATAACAAAATTATCGGCAAGTTTTGTAATACATGCGAAGTCCAAGTGTGCGAGTCGTGCATTGCTTCTACACATAGATCACATACCTATGTCCCTATTTCTGCGGTTACAAAACAGTATCAAAAGTTACTCTCTGgttgtttgaaaagcatgaagACGAAGTTGAGAAAGtatgaaaaagttacaaaacGATTAGAAACATCCCTCAGCGATCTAGAAAACACACTCAGAGAAGAAGTCGAAGCTGTCGAAACTCAGGTCCAAGAAATAATCGACAAAATTAATCAGGAGAAAGAGGATTTAATAGGTTCACTCGAGAGAAGCTTTGAACGTGAACTCGATACAATTAGACAGGACATAATTGTATCCAAAGAAAAACAGCAGGTAATTGGCAGTGCCGTTGGAAACGTTAATGATCTCATTAAATATGGCACTCCTGCCCAGATCGTAGCTTCAAAGCCTCTTGTTGAGCATTACACCATTGATATCGATTCATCTCCTGTGTTTAAGCACTCCGGAAATGATAAATTGATGACCTTTGTCCCTGTCCATATGCGACCTGATACCTATATAGGTTCGATTCAACATGCATTTTCTGCAAATGAATTTGCATTTGAACTACACACTACTGACACTCTCAGAGTAGGAGATAAAGTCTACGGTAGCATAAAGATAAACTGTCAGAGGCAAGACCAACTGAAATTAATACATAGGTATTTAGAGGGAGCAGTAGAACATCCTGATGATAGTGCAATAGGTATTGAAATAGAGCCTGCAAAAGGTGATACAATATTTTGTAATGTCCAGTGTAAAGAAGCTGGTTCTCATAAAGTTAGTGTCAAACTGCACAGCATCGATGTAAAAGGGTCGCCTTGCTACTTTAGTGCCAAATCAAATAGGGATATTGTGCCCATGATCGAAAGCGAAGACACCGGAATGCACAGCGGGGTAGAAATCAGTTTATGTTGTGGAATTGCGATTGATAAAAAGGGGAAAGTACTTCTAGCTGATGGTTTACGACGGATCCAGAAATATAATTATGATACTGGAAAAGGGCGGGTAATTATTGAGGGGAAGGAAGACTCGTTTCCTCAATTCATAGCTGTATCGgacaaaaatgaatattttgtcacTGATATGGTCATCGTGAGTGTATATGACAGGAAAGGTAAACATCTTACTTCCTTTGGAAAGGGCTACCTTGATTATCCCATGGGTATTGGAATTAATAATCAGAAGGGGCTTATCTTTGTTGCAAACAAGAAAAAGCACACGATATCTGTGTTCACGGTTAGCGGGGACTTCAGGGGCTCACTTGATGACAATATCGCCGAAGAACATAGACTGGTCAATCCTTACGGCGTAGCTGTAAACAGCAAAGAGTGTGTCATCGTGTCTGACCGGGACAAACATTGCATTCAGGTCCATGATTCTCTTTGTAAGCCACTTTTTGTGTTTGGGTGTGAAGGCAGCGACCCGGGTCAAATGAAACACCCTGAGGTGTAG
- the LOC139124526 gene encoding tripartite motif-containing protein 2-like — MATPDIPEDSILPIYISMKLLHCGICSKQYVDPKCLPCQHLFCCHCLNDYVKNADTIRCPSCNQIWDVPDGGVKAFPQNSSFNDLLEVVGSGEEVGVPTKCQTCNKNVPSHICVDCDSTMCEDCSDCHRKLPIFKEHRIIPLQEIERAREQAHKHSLIRQQGICKTHGKIIDKFCNTCEIPICEKCMDFKHKLHDCVTILMVKEECLKSLSCCLTQMKTKLEKYEKRTKRSEISLNDLENLYKREVEAVESQAKDIIEKVKQEKEELIRALAKGFDLEKDIIKQDINVSNSKQQVINRAINDVDVLLKYGTPAQIALSKPLVQHSTADFESSPIFKHSVINEITTFVPIEVLPKSHLGSIEHAFPHTDNIELKLDMSDTIREGDEVYGTMNIRNQRKDQMVLMHRYVEATLEYPNGDATGIEIESIEGDVLNFSMHCKGEGTHHVSIKFHKRDVQGSPFSFVAKPRLKNTSIIGNEDVDRNDDTELSLPCGVAVDKTGKVFIADGLRRIQRHNCDKRKRRVIIDAKADPCPQYVAVSKKDEYFVTDLVCVTVYNSRGKQVKSFGKGYLEIPMGIAINNSKGLVYVADKGKRTLSVFAVGGESRDLPKENVPEEFELVNPNGVAVDSEGNVIVSDRDKHRIQVYDALCKPLFAFGCEGNEPGHLKDPEGVAVDKHRNIYVCDYSNNRVQKFDNQGRFVCCLNDNVPLDGPRCVAVDDKCNRIFVTAGDFVYVFE, encoded by the coding sequence ATGGCTACTCCTGACATCCCGGAAGACTCCATCTTACCAATCTACATTAGCATGAAACTCCTGCATTGCGGCATTTGTTCTAAACAATATGTAGATCCGAAATGCCTACCATGCCAACACTTATTCTGCTGCCACTGTCTTAATGATTACGTTAAGAATGCAGATACAATTCGCTGCCCGTCTTGCAATCAAATTTGGGATGTCCCTGATGGTGGGGTGAAAGCATTTCCCCAAAACTCTTCTTTTAATGATCTGTTAGAAGTAGTAGGTTCTGGGGAGGAGGTAGGTGTCCCAACTAAATGCCAAACATGTAACAAGAATGTACCAAGTCATATTTGTGTCGATTGTGATAGTACTATGTGTGAAGATTGCAGCGATTGTCACAGAAAGTTACCAATATTCAAAGAACACCGAATCATTCCACTGCAAGAAATTGAAAGGGCGAGGGAACAGGCTCATAAACACTCTCTGATAAGGCAACAAGGCATTTGTAAAACCCACGGCAAAATCATAGACAAGTTTTGCAACACTTGTGAAATCCCAATTTGTGAGAAGTGCATGGATTTTAAACACAAGTTACACGATTGTGTGACTATTTTGATGGTCAAAGAAGAGTGTCTTAAATCACTCTCGTGTTGTTTAACTCAGATGAAGACAAAATTAGAAAAGTATGAAAAGCGTACAAAACGATCGGAAATCTCGCTCAACGATCTCGAAAACCTGTATAAGAGGGAGGTTGAGGCTGTCGAAAGTCAGGCCAAAGATATCATCGAAAAGGTAAAACAAGAAAAAGAGGAATTGATTCGAGCACTCGCTAAAGGCTTTGACCTTGAAAAAGATATCATTAAACAGGATATTAATGTATCTAATTCGAAACAGCAGGTGATAAATAGAGCCATTAACGACGTTGATGTCCTACTTAAATATGGAACGCCTGCCCAAATAGCTTTGTCGAAACCTCTAGTCCAGCACTCAACAGCAGACTTCGAATCGTCACCAATTTTCAAGCATTCAGTTAtcaatgaaataacaacatTCGTGCCGATAGAGGTATTGCCTAAGTCACATTTAGGTTCCATTGAGCACGCATTTCCACACACAGATAATATAGAGCTTAAACTTGACATGTCTGATACGATTAGGGAAGGAGATGAAGTCTACGGGACCATGAATATTAGAAATCAGCGGAAAGACCAAATGGTACTAATGCATAGATATGTCGAGGCCACATTGGAGTACCCAAATGGTGATGCAACAGGTATTGAGATAGAATCCATAGAAGGTGACGTTTTAAATTTTTCTATGCATTGTAAGGGAGAAGGTACACATCACGTGAGTATCAAGTTCCATAAACGTGATGTTCAGGGGTCGCCATTTTCTTTTGTTGCCAAACCTCGTTTGAAGAACACGTCCATTATCGGGAATGAAGATGTTGATAGGAATGACGATACAGAGTTAAGTTTACCATGTGGCGTTGCAGTTGACAAAACGGGAAAAGTTTTTATCGCTGATGGTTTGAGAAGGATACAGAGACACAACTGTGATAAAAGGAAGAGGCGAGTAATAATCGATGCAAAGGCAGATCCATGTCCTCAGTACGTAGCTGTGTCAAAGAAAGATGAATATTTTGTCACTGATCTTGTTTGTGTTACTGTTTACAATAGCAGAGGCAAACAAGTAAAATCATTCGGAAAGGGTTATCTCGAAATTCCCATGGGTATAGCGATCAATAATTCAAAGGGGCTTGTTTATGTGGCTGACAAGGGAAAGCGCACGCTTTCCGTGTTTGCAGTAGGGGGAGAATCGAGAGACCTGCCCAAAGAAAACGTACCCGAGGAATTTGAACTCGTCAACCCGAATGGCGTAGCAGTTGATAGCGAAGGTAATGTCATTGTATCTGACAGAGACAAGCATCGCATTCAGGTCTACGATGCCCTTTGTAAACCACTTTTTGCATTTGGGTGTGAAGGCAATGAACCTGGCCACTTAAAAGATCCTGAAGGTGTTGCTGTTGATAAACATCGAAACATCTATGTCTGTGATTACAGTAATAATAGAGTTCAGAAATTCGATAACCAAGGGAGATTTGTGTGTTGTCTGAATGATAACGTCCCATTGGATGGTCCCAGGTGTGTAGCAGTAGATGACAAATGTAATAGAATATTTGTTACTGCTGGCGACTTTGTATATGTTTTTGAATAG